TACATCAGCCATAATGCTGTTGACATAATCTAATGACATTTGAAATTATCCTGTTTGTTGTGATACATATTGTTGATTAAAGTGAAAAAAATGTTGGTAAATATAGACGATTCTGAAGTAACTATGAATAGGTTGATGGTGTTAAAAAAAGTATAGAACAAAAGAGCATTTCCTCGCACTCGCGTTACGTTGTTTTCTACGCATAAAAATTTTGTTATGCTATTCTCTAAACAATTTGTGTGCCAATGAGCGAGATGAAATAATTATGAAGTATTGCCAAAAAATATTTCGTTTGGAAATTTTGAACGTTTCATTTGTGAAAATTATTTTTCTTAATGCTTTCATTTGTGAGAAGGGGAAATACGTTTTACGCTGTTTTCGTTCACATTGTTATTACTTAGCCTTCATACATTTTGGAACGAGAATTGCTTTTTACGTGAACGTTTTTTCTTATGTACGAATCATTCAAAAGAGTGGGAAAATGCGTCCTCAAACATTGTTAGAACATTTAGCGGAAAAAAAATTTCTCGATGAACTTCATCACTTGCTTTGGAACGAACCGTTTGTTAAAAATGGAATTCGCGATGAAGGATGGAATTGCCGCGACCATTCATTGCTTGTTGCCGGAATAGTTCGGCGTTTGGGATATTCCTGCGACATTCATTCGGGGAAATGTGCATTTGTGCAGGGAGGGAACAATAATATTTTGTCGCTTTCTTTGGAAGTGAATCCACATTCTTACGTTTATCTTCTGCAAAAGGGAATCATTGATTTCAGCCCGCGATTTCAATGTTTTGCTGTTCCTTTAGGTTTTTTGCAGTGGCCCATAGAAGGTATTTTTTTGAACAAACTTCTTCCGAAACAACTGAAAACAAAAAGTGAAATTGTTATTGCGAACAACGAACCCGATTTTCAGTTTCACATACGTCGCACAGTGCAACATAAAGAATCACGTGCGTTAATATATTTGAAACAAGGAACAGCGAATTCTCTACAAGAGATGCTTAATAATCCCGGGCAAACAATTAATTCTCCGCTGTCGTGTCATTTATTGAACGGTTTAAAATTGGGAAACGATATTTACAAAAAAGCATTACTGCAACTATGGGAATTTATCAATGAACGAACAACATCGTTGCAATCATTTTCAAGAGACGATGCATGGAAAACAATTGCAGAATTACCTTCCGAGTAAGATGAACGTCGCACAGTGAAACAGAAAAACAAACACATCGAAATTTCAGAACCTGAACTTCAACTTCTTCAAAAAGCGCAACACGAAGACGAAAAAGCGTTCACGGAACTGAATCGGCGCTACAACGAAATGGTGTTCAGTTTTGCATTTAAAGTTTGCCGCAACAAAGAGAAAGCAAAAGAAACTCGATGAAGCAATTCTCAAACTTCCGCTCGAATATCGGCTCGTGTTTATCTTGCGGGATTTGGAAGGACAAAGCGCAGTAGAAACTGCGAAGATTATGAACCTAACAGTTTCTGCAACAAAATCGCGTTTGCGCCGCGCGCGTGTATTTTTACAGGAACAAGTAAAGGATTATTGGAAACAGTAATGTCGTTTTGAAGAACGAAAACAACGTTGCTATTCCAATTTTGAAAATCCGTATTTCATACAAATGTACTTTGTAGAAAATGATTTTTATTCTTTTACGTTTACTAAAAATTTCGCTGATGAAAGTTCCATTCGGAAATCCCTCCTTTCATATTTGCCGATTGAAATCCGCGCTGATGAAGTTTTGAAGCAGCAATTAAACTTCTATTTCCGCTTTTACAGTAACAGATTATTTCTTTCGATTTATGCTTGTCGAGTTCGGATGCTTTTTCCTCCAATTCGTGAAGTGGAATATGCAACGAATCGCGGATGGATGATTGTTGTCGTTCTTCTTTAGTGCGAACATCGAGAAGTACAACATCACCGGAAGGAAGAAGCGATGCAACCTCAGCAACAGAATAGTTTTTCACGTTGCGGACAAGGAGAAATTTTTTGAGAAAATAAAAAAGGAGAATTCCGAGAAGTAAAAATGGAATAATATTGTTCATCGGTTTATGTTAGTTTATGTTGCACCTTCCGCCGCCACAGCAACCGTCGGCATCACAGAAAGGAGCAGTATAATTTTGTGCGGAATGTCCCACGCTTACATTGGGCGCAGAAAACAATTTTTTGTAATGCTGCGAGTTACACGATGGACAGATGATATCCTCTTTCACTTCGCGTACGAGGTGAAAAATTTCGTACGTTGCTTCACAGTCGTTGCAATGATAATCGAATATTGGCATACGGTTTGTTGAGTTGTTATTAAAAATTTCTTCTCAAATATAAGATGCGGCGAATTGAAAAAAGATTCACGGAATAATTTTTTGCATCTTTTTTTCGTTGTACGTATCTTACTCATAGAGTAATCGCTTATATTTTTGAACACTTTTCAATCTACTTTTTTAAAAAATCTATGCAAACCAAAACAGCATTTCTAAAACAATTGCAGGGAGTAACACTTATTGCGAAATCAGATTCCAATCACTGGATCATTATGGACGGTTCGCCAACGTTTGGAGGAAGCAGCGCCGGCTCATCTC
The genomic region above belongs to Ignavibacteria bacterium and contains:
- a CDS encoding rhodanese-like domain-containing protein; its protein translation is MNNIIPFLLLGILLFYFLKKFLLVRNVKNYSVAEVASLLPSGDVVLLDVRTKEERQQSSIRDSLHIPLHELEEKASELDKHKSKEIICYCKSGNRSLIAASKLHQRGFQSANMKGGISEWNFHQRNF
- a CDS encoding zinc ribbon domain-containing protein gives rise to the protein MPIFDYHCNDCEATYEIFHLVREVKEDIICPSCNSQHYKKLFSAPNVSVGHSAQNYTAPFCDADGCCGGGRCNIN